In Micromonospora cremea, the genomic window GCAGGTGGGTGTCGGGGTCTCCGGTGCCGGCCCGCGAGGCGCGCCACCCAGCGCGCACGGGGCGCACGTCGCCATGACCACCAGCCCCGCTGCCGGCACGTGCCCCACAACGTCGACAGCCCGCCTCCGGCGAACCGGAAACGGGCTGTCGATCTGGTGTGTCTCTCGTAGCGGGGACAGGATTTGAACCTGCGACCTCTGGGTTATGAGCCCAGCGAGCTACCGAGCTGCTCCACCCCGCGTCGGCTCGATAACCGTAGCGCACCGACCGGGGGCACCGCAAAGCGACCCACATCCCGCCACCGACTCGCCCGCCGGGGCCGCCGTCAGTCGAGCCAGTCCTCGATCGCCGCCACCGCCCGCCGGGTGTCGGCGTCGACCTGGCCGCGTTCGGCGGAGGTGCCCTCCCAGCCCTGTTCCCAGAGCACCGTCACCACGTCGTTGATCCGGACCGCCCGGACCAACCGGACCTCCTCACCGGACGGTTTGCCGTTGACGTCCAGGAACGGGGCTCGCATCTCGAACAGCACCGACTCGTCCCCGTACCTCCCCGGGTCCAGCAGCCGCTGCCGCCAGGTCCTCTCGCCGTCGTCCGGCAGCTCCTGCCTGGGGCAGTCGCGGACGGCCTGCCGCAGCTCCCGCAGGGCGTCGTCGGCGCGGCCCGTGCGGTAGATGGTGATGGTGTGCCGGTAGCTGCCGTCCGGCACGTACCCCTTCGGGGTTTCCGGCCGCTTGTAGGCCAGGTACCGGCCGCGGCGCTGCACCACGGCGGACTCGCTGGGATAGCGGGCCGCGCAGAGCACCGGCAGCGCCGGCCCCTCGATCCGCGATTCCTGGCCGGTCTGGTTCGAGGCCGCCAGGACGAAGAAGGCGCGGTCCGGGATCGAGGTTGGCGGCCGGGGAGTCGCCGCGCCCGTCGTGGGTGCCGGCGGCGTACCGCTCGGCGTGCTGCGCGATGGCGGTGGAGACGGTGGCGACGGAGAAAGGGACGGGGGTGGAGTCGACCCGGTCGGCACCGGGCCGGGGGTGTCGGCGGGCGGTGGCAGCGGTGTGGCCCCGTCCGCCGACAACGCCAGCCGGCCACCGACGGCCACCCCGCCGAGCAGCACCGCCACCGCGAGCGCGGTGCCGGCGACCCGGACGTGGGCCCGCCGGTCGGCGCGCCGCCGAACCAGCTCGGGGTGGGCGAGCTCCTGGTCGTCGGCAGCGGCGCTGAGCGACCGGTAGAGGTCGGAGAGTTCAGCTGACATCGTTCGCCTCCAGCTTCACGGTGGAGAGGTCGGGCAGCAGCGCGGCCAGCCGGGACCGGCCGCGGGACAGCCAGGACTTCACGGTGCCGACCGGCACGTCGGTCTCCCGGGCGATCTCCTCGACCGACATGTCGAAGAGATAGTGCAGGGCCAGCGCCTGCCGCTGGGCGGCCGGCAGCTGGCGGAGGGCGCGAACCAACAGGACGCCGTCCTCGCTCGGCGCCGGGGCGTCCGGCGGCGGTCCGGTGCGGCTCAGCGCCGCCCGCCAGCGCTGCAGGCGCCGCCAGCGGTCCGTGGCGAGCCGGGCCACCACCAGCCGCAGCCACGCCTCCGGCGCCGGATGCGCCGACAACCGTCCCCACTGACGCCAGGCCCGGGCGAACGCCTCCTGCACCAGATCCTGCGCCTCGGTGTGGTCGCCCGTGACTGCGTAGCCGTACCGCAACAGCCGCCGGGCGGTGCCGCGATACAACTCGTCGAAACTCTGTGCGTCCCTCATCGGTGGATTCCCCTCGTCCGCACCCCGTTGCAGAGAGGACGGCGGACCGGTGCCGCAGGTTGCGGGCCAGCCGATCGCAGTGTGTCGGGGAGGCGACAGACGGACACGGCGGAGCCCCCGACGTCAGGACCAGGTGCGGTCCGACGACGAGGGCTCCGAGAGGTATTCCCCGAGAGCGTCGGGTCAGCCGCCCGCGGTAGCGGTCGGGCTTGCGGTCGGCGCCGGCGCGCTGCCGCTGGGCGACGGGCTGCCGCTGGGCGCAGTGGGCGGGTTGGCCGTCTGCTGAGCCTGCTGGAAGGCGGTGAGCGCCTCGTCCAGCGCCTTGAGCGCACGGCCGTACCGCTCGAAGTCGCCGGAGGTCTGGGCGGCCCGGACCTCGGTGATGGCGGTCTGCACCCGGTCCGCCGCGGCGGCCAGCTCGCCGGTCAGCGGCGGGGTGCCGTCGCCGGTGGTCGGCGGCGGCGGGTTGCCCCCGGTGTTCGGGGGTGGCGGTGCACCCTGCCCGGCCTTCTTGCCCTGCTCGACCAGTTGCTTGATGCCGTCGTTGATGTTGTCGGCGAGCGCCACGAAGGACCCGCCGTCGCCGTACGAGAGCAGCACCTTCTGCAGCAGCGGGTACGCGTCCTGCTGGTTGCTCTTCACATAGACCGGCTCGACGTAGAGCATGCCGTCGGCGAACGGCAACGAGAGCAGGTTGCCGTACTGCACCTGCGCCTGGTTGCTGGAGAGCAGGTTGAGCTGCTGGCGGATGTTGGCGTTGTTGGTCATCTGCTGGTGCACCTGCACCGGACCGGAGATCCGGGTCTGGTCCGGCAGCTCCAGCACCTCCAGCCGGGGCTTCCCTTCGACGTACGACCCGGAGATCAGCGCGGCGAGGTTCTGCCGGCCGTTCGGGGTGACCGCGGAGGTGAGCTGGAACCGCGGGCTCTCCTGCCCCGGGAACTGGGTGAACAGGTAGTACGGGGGCTGCTTCTGGCCGCTGTCCGGCGCGTCCGGCACGTTGGGCACCTGCCAGAAGTCCTGTGCCGAGTAGAAGTCGCCCGGGTTGGTCACGTGGAACTTGGTGAGCAAGTTGCGCTGCACCTTGAACATGTCCGCCGGGTAGCGCAGGTGCTCGGTCAGCTCGACCGGGATGTCCTTCTTCGGCAGCACCAGGTCACCGCCGAACGCCTTGTTCCACGCCTTGAGCACCGGGTCGGTGTCGTCGTACTCGTAGAGCTTCACGGTGCCGTCGTACGCGTCGACGGTGGCCTTCACCGAGTTGCGCATGTAGTTGACGTTCTCCCGGGCCAGCTGGAAGGTGCCCCGGTTGGTCAGCTCGTCGGTGGTCTCGGTCTGGAGGTTGACCCGCTCCGCGTACGGGTAGGTCGCCGCCGTGGTGTAGCCGTCGACGATCCACTGCACCCGACCGTCGACCACCGCCGGGTACGGGTCGCCGTCCAGGGTGAGGAACGGCGCGACCTTCTCCACCCGGTCCCGCGGGTTGCGCACGTAGAGCAGCTTGGAGTCCTTGTTGACCGCCTCGGAGAGCAGGAAGTTCGACTCCTGCTCTTTGATGGCGTACAGCAGCCGCCGGGTGAACGAGCCGATCTCGACGCCGCCCTCACCGGTGTAGGTGTAGGACTCGCCGCCACCGTCACCGACCGGCCGGTCGAACTCGGCCTTCTTGTCCGGGTCGGCCTGGCCGACGATCGCGTAGTCGTCGGGGGCCATCCGCTCGCCGTAGTAGATACGCGGCTGCTTGGCCGGGATCTGCTCGGTCTGCGAGGAGCAGGCCTCCTGGGTCTTCTCGCCGAGGAAGCCGGAGACGAAGAACGGCTGCCCGCCGCAGACCACCTGGTTCGCCGGGGCGGCCACCAGCCCGTACCCGTGGGTGTAGACGGTGTGCCGGTTGATCCAGGTGTTCTGCTGGTCGGTCAGCTCGCCGTAGTTGATCTCCCGTACGCCGACCACGTAGTCGGAGACCTTGCCGTTCACCCCGTACCGGTCGATGTCCAGCTTGGGGCCGAAGTCGTAGAAACCGCGCACCTGCTGGAGCTGGGTGTAGGTCTCGCTGACCAGCTGCGGGTCGAGCAGCCGCACGTTCGACACCACCGAGGTGTCGGTGGCCAGGTTGGCCGGCGGGGTGAGGTTGCTCGCCGCGTACGGGGTCGTCTCGGTGGCCGCCAACCCGAAAGCCGCCCGGGTCGCGTCGATGCTGCGCTGGATGTACGGCGCCTCCTTGTCCTTGGCGCTCGGCTTGACCTCGAAGGTCTGCACCGCCCAGGGGTAGATGCCGCCGATGGCCACCGCGGACACGCCGAGCAGGGCGAGCGAGATGCCCGGCCAGACCAGGTTCCGCATCCACGCGTTGGAGAACACGATGATCGCGATCGCCACGACGATCGAGATGTAGGCCAGGATCTCCTTCGCCGGCAGCAGCGCGTTGACGTCGGCGTAGCCGGCGCCGTACAGCTTGGCGCCCTCGTTGTACTCCAGCAGCATCGCCCGCCGGTCCAGCACGTACGCGACCGACTTGAGCAGCACGAAGACCGCGACGAGGCTGCTCAGGTGGGCGCGGGCCGCGTTGCTCATCCGGTCCCCGACGCCCTGGAGGCGGACCCCGCCGAAGAGGTAGTGCACCGCCAGCGCGCCGATCACGGCCAGCACCACCGCGGTGAACGCGACCCCGAGCAGGTAGCGCCAGAACGGCAGCTGGAAGACGTAGAAGCCGATGTCGACCCCGAACTCCGGGTCCTTGATTCCGAAGTCGCCGCCGTTACGGAAGAGCAGCCACTGGTTCCACCGGCTCTGCGCGGAGAGGCCGGCGAAGAGCCCGACCACGGCGGCGGTCAGCGCGATCCAGGTGCCGAGGCGCGGGCTGAGCGCCATCCGGTAGCGCTCCAGGGTCGCCTGCTCGACCGAGTGCGGACGCATCCGCGGGCGCAGCCGGTGGGCCAGCCACAGGTTGCCGCCGACGATGACGGCCATGCCGAGGCCGACGGCGACGAAGAGCAGCAGCCGGGTGACCAGTACGCCGGTGAAGACCTCGGTGTAGCGGACCTCGTCGAACCAGAGCCAGTCCGTCCACGCCTGGACACCCCAGCCGAGCAGGGTGAAGAGCACGAACACCCCGACCAGGACCGCGATGGTGACGCGTCCGCGCCGGCTCATCCTCGGTAGGGGGCTGCTGCTACGCATGACCACTGTTGGCTCCGCACGCTCGAATGTGATCGGCTCCGACCAGGCACCCAGAGTACGGGGTGTTCCTGAACGCGGCGGGGCACGGTCACGCGCGTCAGCAGCGGGTCGGTTGTCCCCCCGCCCGCAGCGTCTCCAGCGCGGTCAGCCCCTCGTCCAACGAGCCCACCCGCAGCAGCGGCAGATCGGGCTGCGGGTTGCGGACCGCCTCGGCGCAGTTGTCCGCCGGCACGAGGAAGACCTTGGCCCCGGCACGCTTCGCACCGACCAGTTTCTGGGCGATCCCGCCGATCGGGCCGACGTTGCCCTCGTCGTCGATGGTGCCGGTGCCGGCGATGACCTGCCCGCCGGTGAGATCGGCCGGCGTCAGCTTGTCCACGATGCCCAGGGCGAACATCAGGCCGGCACTCGGTCCGCCGATGTCCTCCAGGTCGATGCCGAGCGTGAACGGGTGCGGCTGCTGCTGGTCGATCTCGACGCCGATCCGTGGCCGGCCGTCCTGCTCCTGACTGGTCACCGTCGCGGTGGCCGGCGCGCCGTCGCGGGTGTAGCCGATGGTCAGGGCCGTGCCGGCCGGCTTGGCCCGGACCAGCTCGGTGACCTTCGAGGCCACCGGCACCGGCTGACCGTCGACCGAGGTGACCACGTCACCGACCTTGAGCACCCCGGCGGACGGGCCGTCCGCGGCCACCGTCTTGATCACCACCTGCACCGGGAAGCCGAGTTCGCGAAGCGCGGCGGTCTCGGCGCTGGTCTGCGACACCTTGAAGTCCTCGGCGTTGCGCTGCTCGACCTGCTCCGTCGACTCCCCCGGCGGGTACACCAGCTCGCGGGGCACCACCGCCTCGTCGTCGGAGAACCAACCGGCGATCGCCCCTCGCAGCCGCACCGTGGGCTGCACGCCCACCGTGGTCAGCCGGAGCTGGCCGGCGGAGGTGGACGTCTGCCGCCCGGAGACCTGGATGACCTCCTTGCCGTCGGCGGTGCCGAGGGTGTTGACGGTCGGGCCCGGGCCGAGCACCACGTACGGGATCGGCACCCGGAGCACCCCGATGCTCAGCAGGGCGGTGAACAGGGCACCGAGCAGGACCGTCAGGCCACGACGTCTCATGCGGCAGAGCGTACCGACCGCTCGGGGCCCGGCTGCCGGATGCGCCACGCGACTTCGCCCTCAGCGCAACGCCAGCAGCGGCGACCTGGGGCGCGGCGCGCGTACCGTAGACGTCGTGCCTGATATTCCGTTCGGTTTCGCGCTACCGGGTGGGCAACCACCAGACCCCAACGATCCCGCGCAGATGCAGCAGTTCATGTCGCAGTTGCAGCACCTGCTCTCCGCGCCGGGCAGCGGGCCGGTCAACTGGGACCTGGCCCGGCAGGTCGCGGCCAGCCAACTGGCGGCCGCCGGCGACCCGGCGGTGTCGCCCTACGAGCGCAACGCGGTGGAAGAGGCGCTGCGCCTGGCCGACCTGTGGCTGGAGCCCGCCTCGGCATGGCCGACCGGCATCCAGTCCCCGGTGGCCTGGAACCGCAATGAGTGGATCTTCAAGACGCTGGACGTGTGGCGCAAGCTCTGCGACCCGGTGGCCAGCCGGATGGTCGGCGCGATGGGCGACCTGGTGCCGCCGGAGGCGCGCGCCCAGCTCGGCCCGATGCAGTCGATGGTGGCCACCCTCGGTGGCGCGCTCTTCGGCGGGCAGTTGGGCCAGGCCCTCGGCTCCCTCGCCGCGGAGGTGCTGTCCGCCGGCGACATCGGGCTGCCGCTCGGCCCGGCCGGCACGGCCGCGCTGATCCCGGCCAACATCCGGGCGTACGGCGAGGGCCTGGAGCTGCCCGAGGACGAGGTACGCCTCTACGTGGCGCTGCGCGAGGCCGCCCACCAGCGGCTGTTCCAGCACGTCCCGTGGCTGCGCGGGCACGTGCTCAGCGCCGTGGAGATGTACGCCTCGGGCATCCGGGTCAACCGGGAGGCGATCGAGGAGGCGATGGGCCGGGTCGACCCAACCGACCCGGAGTCGATGCAGGCGATCGCCCTGGAGGGCATCTTCACGCCGGAGGACAGCCCGGCGCAGAAGGCCTCGCTGGCCCGACTGGAGACCGCGCTGGCCCTGGTCGAGGGCTGGGTGTGCCACGTGGTGGACAGCGCCGCCAGCGACCGGCTGCCCAACGTCGTCCGGTTGGGTGAGGCATTCCGCCGCCGCCGGGCCGCCGGCGGTCCCGCCGAGCAGACCTTCGCCGCGCTGGTCGGCCTGGAGCTGCGCCCGCGCCGGCTGCGCGAGGCGGCAGCGCTCTGGGCCGCGCTCACCGAGCACCGCGGCATCGCCGGCCGGGACGCCGTCTGGGGTCACCCCGACCTGCTCCCGTCGGACGACGACTTCGCCGACCCGGTCGCGTTCGCCATGAACGACATGGACCTGAGCGAGCTGGACAACTTCGACTTCACCGCGCCCGGTGGAGTGGAGGAGAAGGCCCCGGGCCAGCCCGACGACACCGACGGCGACACCGACGGCGACGCCAAGCC contains:
- a CDS encoding RNA polymerase sigma factor — protein: MRDAQSFDELYRGTARRLLRYGYAVTGDHTEAQDLVQEAFARAWRQWGRLSAHPAPEAWLRLVVARLATDRWRRLQRWRAALSRTGPPPDAPAPSEDGVLLVRALRQLPAAQRQALALHYLFDMSVEEIARETDVPVGTVKSWLSRGRSRLAALLPDLSTVKLEANDVS
- a CDS encoding zinc-dependent metalloprotease — encoded protein: MQQFMSQLQHLLSAPGSGPVNWDLARQVAASQLAAAGDPAVSPYERNAVEEALRLADLWLEPASAWPTGIQSPVAWNRNEWIFKTLDVWRKLCDPVASRMVGAMGDLVPPEARAQLGPMQSMVATLGGALFGGQLGQALGSLAAEVLSAGDIGLPLGPAGTAALIPANIRAYGEGLELPEDEVRLYVALREAAHQRLFQHVPWLRGHVLSAVEMYASGIRVNREAIEEAMGRVDPTDPESMQAIALEGIFTPEDSPAQKASLARLETALALVEGWVCHVVDSAASDRLPNVVRLGEAFRRRRAAGGPAEQTFAALVGLELRPRRLREAAALWAALTEHRGIAGRDAVWGHPDLLPSDDDFADPVAFAMNDMDLSELDNFDFTAPGGVEEKAPGQPDDTDGDTDGDAKP
- a CDS encoding UPF0182 family protein; translated protein: MRSSSPLPRMSRRGRVTIAVLVGVFVLFTLLGWGVQAWTDWLWFDEVRYTEVFTGVLVTRLLLFVAVGLGMAVIVGGNLWLAHRLRPRMRPHSVEQATLERYRMALSPRLGTWIALTAAVVGLFAGLSAQSRWNQWLLFRNGGDFGIKDPEFGVDIGFYVFQLPFWRYLLGVAFTAVVLAVIGALAVHYLFGGVRLQGVGDRMSNAARAHLSSLVAVFVLLKSVAYVLDRRAMLLEYNEGAKLYGAGYADVNALLPAKEILAYISIVVAIAIIVFSNAWMRNLVWPGISLALLGVSAVAIGGIYPWAVQTFEVKPSAKDKEAPYIQRSIDATRAAFGLAATETTPYAASNLTPPANLATDTSVVSNVRLLDPQLVSETYTQLQQVRGFYDFGPKLDIDRYGVNGKVSDYVVGVREINYGELTDQQNTWINRHTVYTHGYGLVAAPANQVVCGGQPFFVSGFLGEKTQEACSSQTEQIPAKQPRIYYGERMAPDDYAIVGQADPDKKAEFDRPVGDGGGESYTYTGEGGVEIGSFTRRLLYAIKEQESNFLLSEAVNKDSKLLYVRNPRDRVEKVAPFLTLDGDPYPAVVDGRVQWIVDGYTTAATYPYAERVNLQTETTDELTNRGTFQLARENVNYMRNSVKATVDAYDGTVKLYEYDDTDPVLKAWNKAFGGDLVLPKKDIPVELTEHLRYPADMFKVQRNLLTKFHVTNPGDFYSAQDFWQVPNVPDAPDSGQKQPPYYLFTQFPGQESPRFQLTSAVTPNGRQNLAALISGSYVEGKPRLEVLELPDQTRISGPVQVHQQMTNNANIRQQLNLLSSNQAQVQYGNLLSLPFADGMLYVEPVYVKSNQQDAYPLLQKVLLSYGDGGSFVALADNINDGIKQLVEQGKKAGQGAPPPPNTGGNPPPPTTGDGTPPLTGELAAAADRVQTAITEVRAAQTSGDFERYGRALKALDEALTAFQQAQQTANPPTAPSGSPSPSGSAPAPTASPTATAGG
- a CDS encoding YlbL family protein, whose product is MRRRGLTVLLGALFTALLSIGVLRVPIPYVVLGPGPTVNTLGTADGKEVIQVSGRQTSTSAGQLRLTTVGVQPTVRLRGAIAGWFSDDEAVVPRELVYPPGESTEQVEQRNAEDFKVSQTSAETAALRELGFPVQVVIKTVAADGPSAGVLKVGDVVTSVDGQPVPVASKVTELVRAKPAGTALTIGYTRDGAPATATVTSQEQDGRPRIGVEIDQQQPHPFTLGIDLEDIGGPSAGLMFALGIVDKLTPADLTGGQVIAGTGTIDDEGNVGPIGGIAQKLVGAKRAGAKVFLVPADNCAEAVRNPQPDLPLLRVGSLDEGLTALETLRAGGQPTRC